In the genome of Cyanobacteriota bacterium, the window CAACGATCGTGGCCCCTATGCAGGAGGTCGCATTATCGATCTGTCTATGGGAGCAGCCGAGGCAATTGGTATGCTGTCTAGTGGTGTGGCCCAAGTCAGACTAGAAGTCCTGAACTAGGCTACTTTAGCATTGCCGAATTGAAGAGTTGACGAATTGAATGTCAACCATCTAATTCCCCGAGCGGGTAAGGTCATGCCTTGCTCGCTTTGTTGTAGGTATAGCGACAGGCTAGAGGGTTATGCTGTTGCAGCTCGCGATTCAGAATTTAGCTTGATGACAAATTGGATAACCAATGGTCTTGGTCAGGGCTGTCTTTGGCGATAACGAGGTAAGTTTGGTGAGAGCGTTCTATTACCAGTACTTGTTCACCCCGTTGAGGGGCGATCGTTGCCCAAGGAGGTAGGGCAGCATTCACCGTGATGCGGTTGCGGGCAGGGTCGATCACATCCACTTGCCCAATTTTGCCCTCTAGAATGGAGGGAATACGGGCAGTGCTAACTGTACCAATGCAACCAATGACCCGATCGTCACTAGCATCTTCTCCGAAAGAGGCGAAGACTTGGCCTAAGGGCCGAGAGATAAAGCCACCGAACGTCAATGAAATGACTAACGACCCTATCAATACTACGCCTGCTAGAATGCCACTTGTGGTGGTGTTGAGCAGGCTACTAACTGCTACATTCAGCATCCAGCCCAATAGACCCCACAAACTTAGATCAGTTGCCAGCAGTAGTATCAGGGGAGCTTTGCCCAAACCTAGCCACCCTAAAAGTTGAACAGGGCTGGACATATCATTTGCATCAACATCAACATGCAGAGAACCGTTATCTACAGCTAAATCAACACCTGCGTCTACATTGATATCTGCACTCATGTCGGCATCCACATCTGCATCGTGCTCACCAATGCCAGAGATAATCACAGTCAAAAATAGCACTATGCCAGCACTAAGCAGAACCCAATAGGGCAGATTCGAGGGATGGAAAATCATAAGGTAGACAGATTACAGCATAATAGACAGCCGATATTACAACCATACGTTGGTCTTTTCAGAATCGTCACCTCTGCCAGCTATTTTAATAGTTACTGCTCATCCAAACTCTAGCAGCCTGCGACCCAAGTATTCTGTAAACAGCCTATTTATCCAAAATCTTGCCTACTGGGAATTGCTAGGAGTAACCTGTAGCGAGATGTAGAAGAGGTTGTTGGTAACGATAGTACATGGGATTAGGTAATCGGCAGCAACTCAAGGCAGCCACAGAAAAGGCAGGCACGATCAAACAAGTATGCGATCAAGCGAAGTATGCAAACAAGCAAGTATTAGTGAAAGTTGGTGATTGTGTTACACGGGCAAACTGTATACCAAACTACTGTATTCTTGATACAGATCGCTGGTGGTCGATGCAGATTGCTTGCAGCGCAGACTCTCAAGTTCACCTCACAGATAGATGAAGTTGTATACGATGAAGGTCTGTACGAAGCTAACTCTTGTTGAGACCCGTAGTAAAAACTTGACTGCAAATGGTCTAACTATTGCAACAGGTTTGGTGCATCTATAGGTTACAGCTTGAAAGGATAACTACAGGGATAGCTATGTAGAACAAATATCCTGCCTGTATGGGGGCAGCTAGGATAACAGTGCTACTATCCATTCCCCTTAGGATCCTAAAGCGTTAAATACCAACAATTGCTAAATAGTGCCCAAGTTAAACCGTGGGCATAGGTTTAGGGTGCAATCTATGGAAACGTTTTTTATCACTAGATTGATTTCATGAAGAAGACAACGATCGCATGGCTCGCATCTGCCAGTTTTTTCGTATTGACGTTTGTTCACACAGACCAAATTGGGGCGCAACAGTCTGTTAGGGTGCGCGTAAACCGTTGGTTAGAGGTACGACAAGTTTTCGGGAATGTCACTTACCTGAAGGGGGGAAGTTCTAGACGGGCTAAGGTTGGCGATCGTCTGCAAGTAGTCGGTGATGGGCTGCGTACCGAGCCAAATGCTTCCGTGCGGCTAGCCATTGATACTGAAGTAGGGTTTGTTACCATTCAAGAGAAAACCACAGTACGGATTCAAGGGCTTCAAGTAGCTCCAGATAATGGACGGATTACCCGGCTACATGTCTCCGGTGGACAGGTACAGGTAC includes:
- a CDS encoding FecR domain-containing protein, which gives rise to MKKTTIAWLASASFFVLTFVHTDQIGAQQSVRVRVNRWLEVRQVFGNVTYLKGGSSRRAKVGDRLQVVGDGLRTEPNASVRLAIDTEVGFVTIQEKTTVRIQGLQVAPDNGRITRLHVSGGQVQVQVRPFTHRGSRLEVTTPSSVSGVRGTQFGITVQPNGRTGLATLEGSVT
- a CDS encoding YqiJ family protein, translating into MIFHPSNLPYWVLLSAGIVLFLTVIISGIGEHDADVDADMSADINVDAGVDLAVDNGSLHVDVDANDMSSPVQLLGWLGLGKAPLILLLATDLSLWGLLGWMLNVAVSSLLNTTTSGILAGVVLIGSLVISLTFGGFISRPLGQVFASFGEDASDDRVIGCIGTVSTARIPSILEGKIGQVDVIDPARNRITVNAALPPWATIAPQRGEQVLVIERSHQTYLVIAKDSPDQDHWLSNLSSS